Proteins from a genomic interval of Rubinisphaera italica:
- a CDS encoding acyl carrier protein, translated as MSPAEIRQVIIDILAKIAPDEDLSNLDDEKPFREQMELDSMDFLDIVMELRKLYRIQIPEEDYHNLVSMNSTVTYLTPRLKDA; from the coding sequence ATGTCACCGGCAGAAATCCGGCAGGTTATTATTGATATTCTCGCCAAAATCGCACCCGATGAAGACCTGTCCAATCTGGATGATGAAAAGCCATTTCGTGAGCAAATGGAACTCGATTCAATGGACTTTCTCGACATCGTGATGGAGTTGCGAAAGCTCTATCGTATTCAGATTCCGGAAGAGGATTATCACAATCTGGTCTCAATGAACAGTACGGTCACCTACTTGACGCCACGGCTCAAAGACGCGTGA
- a CDS encoding phytoene desaturase family protein, with product MWLLIILRILSEFGFLHYETIIIGAGLSGLAAGIRLAYFDQSVCILERHTTIGGLNSFYRLRGRNHDVGLHAVTNFAKPGTKSGPLSKLLRQLRLSWDDFSLCEQNGSSVVFPGASLKFDNDFSLLESEVAESFPQQIDNFRRLHQFLLEFNELDLSQEAVSARKAVAEFITDPLLLDMLFCPLMFYGSARADDMDLNQFVVMYKSIYMEGFGRPFKGVRPIMKALVRKYKESGGILKLRAGVQEILLDGNRAVGVRLDDGTEIAADRVLSSAGLAETSNLCKDQLPIEPSERQPGVVTFNEMIDVIDTEPADLGHDQTIIFFSETEEFHYQKPDQPCDLRSGIICSPNNFQYGERLEEGIVRITALANHDYWLGLEDDAYQAAKQVWADKIRETSLKYLPDYRSHILDTDSFTPRTIKRFTWHENGCVYGAPVKRLDGTTGIDHLYLCGTDQGFLGIIGSMLSGITMANNHCLMG from the coding sequence TTGTGGCTGCTCATTATCTTACGGATACTGTCGGAGTTCGGATTCTTGCATTATGAAACGATTATCATCGGAGCCGGGTTGTCGGGCTTGGCAGCCGGGATTCGTTTGGCGTATTTCGATCAGAGCGTCTGCATTTTAGAGCGTCACACGACCATCGGCGGCCTGAATTCGTTTTATCGTCTCCGTGGTCGCAATCACGATGTTGGCCTGCACGCCGTAACGAATTTTGCAAAACCGGGAACCAAGTCCGGTCCTTTGAGTAAATTGCTGCGTCAGTTACGTCTGTCCTGGGATGACTTTTCCCTGTGTGAACAGAATGGCTCATCGGTTGTATTTCCGGGGGCTTCACTTAAGTTCGATAACGATTTCTCGCTGCTGGAGTCGGAAGTTGCAGAGAGTTTTCCTCAGCAAATCGACAATTTCAGACGTCTGCATCAATTTCTGCTTGAATTCAACGAACTCGATCTGTCTCAAGAAGCGGTCTCTGCCCGGAAAGCGGTTGCTGAATTTATTACGGATCCCTTATTACTTGATATGCTGTTCTGTCCGCTCATGTTTTATGGCAGTGCTCGCGCAGACGACATGGACCTGAATCAGTTCGTGGTCATGTACAAGAGCATCTACATGGAGGGCTTCGGACGTCCTTTCAAAGGCGTGCGGCCGATTATGAAGGCTCTCGTTCGAAAATACAAAGAATCGGGCGGTATCCTCAAGCTGAGAGCCGGTGTGCAGGAGATACTGCTGGATGGCAATCGAGCCGTCGGTGTTCGACTCGATGACGGGACCGAAATTGCTGCGGATCGTGTCCTTTCCTCTGCTGGGCTGGCAGAAACATCGAACCTGTGCAAAGACCAGCTTCCGATCGAACCTTCAGAGCGTCAGCCCGGAGTTGTGACGTTCAATGAAATGATTGATGTGATCGATACCGAGCCGGCTGACCTGGGGCACGATCAAACAATCATCTTTTTCAGTGAAACCGAAGAGTTTCATTACCAGAAGCCTGATCAACCCTGCGATTTGCGCAGTGGAATTATCTGTTCTCCGAATAACTTTCAGTACGGAGAACGGCTCGAAGAAGGGATTGTTCGCATCACGGCTCTAGCCAATCATGACTACTGGCTGGGACTGGAAGATGATGCTTATCAGGCCGCTAAGCAGGTGTGGGCCGATAAAATTCGGGAAACATCGTTGAAGTATCTACCCGATTATCGGTCTCACATTCTCGATACCGATTCCTTCACACCTCGAACGATTAAACGCTTCACCTGGCACGAAAACGGCTGCGTTTACGGCGCCCCGGTAAAACGACTCGATGGCACAACGGGCATTGACCATTTGTACCTATGTGGCACCGATCAGGGGTTTCTGGGGATCATTGGCTCAATGCTTTCTGGAATTACTATGGCCAATAACCATTGTTTGATGGGGTAA
- a CDS encoding FHA domain-containing protein — translation MYIELEVSNKRSNVKRLIIRERAIIGRQNHCDIRVVSNELSREHCRIEVDHDEAHLIDLGSTNGTYLNQNKLEPHQPYQLNEGDIIRLGPAAFSIRIHDLNESAAMDETLSSVSEDTINGDVELTSTVPPISHDEETISVGELESSDDDSPIQFTEDELDDLIDEEAEEDDSFMAGVSSDADVKTVSDEDDAYDRFLSDL, via the coding sequence ATGTATATCGAACTCGAAGTCAGCAATAAGCGATCAAACGTGAAGCGTTTGATAATTCGAGAACGAGCAATCATCGGTCGTCAGAATCATTGTGATATTCGAGTCGTCTCCAATGAACTGAGTCGAGAGCATTGTCGTATCGAAGTCGATCATGACGAAGCTCATCTCATCGATCTGGGGAGCACAAACGGGACTTATCTCAATCAGAATAAGCTGGAACCTCATCAACCTTATCAGTTGAATGAAGGAGACATTATTCGTCTTGGTCCTGCTGCCTTTTCGATTCGAATTCACGATTTGAACGAATCTGCGGCTATGGATGAAACGCTCTCATCTGTCTCTGAAGACACCATCAATGGTGACGTGGAATTAACATCAACGGTTCCCCCAATTTCACACGATGAAGAAACGATCTCGGTTGGTGAACTTGAGTCTTCTGACGACGATTCTCCAATTCAGTTCACAGAAGATGAACTTGACGATCTCATCGATGAAGAAGCCGAGGAAGATGATTCGTTCATGGCAGGTGTCTCCTCTGATGCCGATGTAAAAACGGTTTCCGATGAGGACGATGCTTACGACCGCTTCCTGAGTGACCTCTAA